The Mytilus trossulus isolate FHL-02 chromosome 13, PNRI_Mtr1.1.1.hap1, whole genome shotgun sequence genome has a segment encoding these proteins:
- the LOC134694774 gene encoding electrogenic sodium bicarbonate cotransporter 1-like, whose amino-acid sequence MSVEGNPKNNGIPDIVIDKEESEVCHFVFCQMDALRPFHDESVWKEVRRWVKFEEELEEDGKRWSKPHVSSLSMQYLTELHLIVTANPVLLDLEATSMHEIVDLLLEHWSSDGTLQPLLLNHVRTVLLKKHKHKTLHKHLHNILPKSLPKIRSGVQLSENHSQSEDEDRDTPNESKSHTNQAYNHSESTESIDNTENGTSDHKNEVGLSDGERNTKFKKKIPPGSEVMNIMVGEVEGLMGNLCAFVRLQTASDIGMITEVDLPTRFLFILLVPKGNLEPAEEAARCMGTLITDDIFREVAYKAESEIDILTGIQEFTSQTTVLPPGCWNPSTRIEPPDTLPTKETRKAGQSFKKKEPQTHIDATLQRTGRLFGGLVADVKRKLPWYKSDFTDGLHIQCFASFIYLFLATLAPNVTFGGLLGDEIDNFMGPMECILAAAITGVVFALFSGQPMNILGSTGPMLVLEMILYNFCVDRDWDYMPFRCWVGIWIAFIIFIIVALDLSALVRFITRFTEECFACLIALIFIFQAFENLIKIEDKYPIHFHASLTNSCVCENFTIPYNRSTNFNVSGYTTNMSSRNAHDRDFNISFHDAGTINNSVLPTYCSEYGGNLTGSGCGDKLYEPNVFFMSCLLFLGTFGIAIFLVNIKGGTFATATVRRTISDFGVLLSIISMVVVDALVGVPTQKLSVPAEFKPSNAARGWFINPWSDKNPWWLILVAAIPALLTTILIFMDQQITAVIVNRPAHKLRKGGGYHLDMLILGILIVVLSLFGLPWYVAATVSALAHIKSLTRESECAAPGEKPTFLGVREQRVTALLVGILSGFAVLITSVLKFIPMPVLYGVFLYMGVASLKGMQLVQRIKIVFIPPKYQPDYEYLRHVPLMKVHLFTFLQIICLGVLWAVKSIHEISIIFPVMVLATCFVRKGMDYFFSEHELKWLDGSPPKKKEIENEKHIDNTRRRESVSARRERCKSLPATANMGFRPHLPSVDETAMNTHNLHAFDKRQRKISLMALPDDKTYRKSSERSINSDFQLSVSCLNRSLSQENTDGIRNQEIFDKRKTRRPSLLAIPPPTVHE is encoded by the exons ATGTCTGTGGAAGGAAATCCAAAGAACAATGGGATTCCAGATATTGTTATTGACAAAGAGGAAAGCGAGGTTTGCCATTTTGTGTTTTGTCAAATGGATGCTCTGAGGCCATTCCATGACGAATCTGTTTGGAAAGAGGTCAGGCG TTGGGTCAAGTTTGAGGAGGAACTAGAGGAGGATGGAAAACGATGGTCCAAGCCGCACGTGTCATCATTGAGTATGCAGTATCTAACAGAGTTACATCTGATTGTAACAGCCAATCCAGTGCTGCTAGACCTAGAAGCGACATCTATGCACGAAATAGTAG ATCTGTTGCTTGAACATTGGTCCAGCGATGGTACTTTACAGCCGTTATTATTGAACCACGTCAGAACTGTTCtcttaaagaaacataaacaCAAGACGCTTCATAAACATCTTCATAACATTCTGCCAAAAAGTCTGCCAAAGATACGATCGGGGGTACAATTATCCGAAAATCATAGTCAGAGTGAAGACGAAGACCGAGATACCCCGAATGAGTCAAAAAGTCACACAAATC aGGCATATAACCATTCTGAATCTACCGAATCAATAGACAATACTGAAAACGGAACATCCGATCACAAAAACGAGGTTGGACTTTCGGATGGGGAG aGGAATACGAAGTTTAAGAAGAAGATACCACCGGGTTCTGAAGTAATGAATATTATGGTAGGGGAAGTCGAAGGTTTGATGGGAAATCTGTGTGCTTTTGTACGACTACAAACTGCTAGTGATATTGGAATGATAACAGAAGTTGATCTACCAACTCGTTTCCTGTTTATTTTACTGGTTCCAAAAGGGAATTTGGAACCAGCAGAGGAAGCTGCTCGATGTATGGGAACACTGATCACAGATGAC ATTTTTAGGGAGGTAGCATACAAGGCTGAATCAGAGATAGATATATTAACCGGAATTCAAGAATTTACCAGTCAAACAACAGTTCTGCCACCTGGATGTTGGAATCCATCTACAAGAATAGAACCTCCGGATACTTTACCAACAAAG GAGACTCGAAAAGCAGGTCAATCCTTTAAGAAGAAAGAACCCCAAACTCATATAGATGCCACCCTGCAAAGAACTGGCAG GTTATTTGGTGGTCTTGTGGCAGATGTTAAGAGAAAACTACCCTGGTATAAGAGTGACTTTACGGATGGATTACATATTCAGTGTTTTGcgtcatttatatatttatttctagcGACTTTGGCACCAAATGTGACCTTTGGTGGATTACTTGGAGacgaaattgataattttatg GGACCAATGGAGTGTATATTAGCCGCGGCTATAACTGGTGTGGTGTTTGCCTTATTTTCTGGTCAGCCAATGAATATCTTAGGAAGTACAGGTCCAATGTTGGTATTAGAAATGATACTGTATAACTTTTGCGT TGACAGAGATTGGGATTATATGCCTTTCAGATGCTGGGTTGGAATATGGATAgcatttataattttcattatcgTTGCACTAGATTTAAGTGCGTTAGTTCGATTCATCACCCGTTTTACAGAAGAATGCTTCGCTTGCCTTATTGCACTGATCTTCATTTTCCAagcatttgaaaatttaattaagATTGAAGACAAGTATCCAATTCATTTCCATGCATCATTAACTAATTCATGCGTGTGCGAAAACTTTACAATACCGTATAATAGATCAACTAATTTTAATGTGTCCGGATATACAACGAACATGTCAAGCAGAAATGCGCATGACAGGGATTTCAATATTTCGTTCCATGATGCGGGTACTATAAACAATAGTGTGCTTCCAACTTACTGTTCTGAATATGGCGGTAATCTTACCGGAAGTGGATGTGGCGACAAACTGTATGAGCCGAATGTGTTCTTTATGTCGTGTTTGCTTTTCCTAGGAACATTTGGAATTGCAATATTTTTAGTTAACATCAAGGGAGGAACGTTTGCTACTGCAACG GTAAGGCGTACTATCAGTGACTTTGGAGTTCTACTGTCCATCATATCTATGGTTGTAGTTGATGCTTTAGTTGGCGTTCCGACACAAAAACTATCAGTTCCTGCTGAGTTTAAG ccTAGTAATGCTGCCCGTGGCTGGTTCATCAATCCCTGGAGTGATAAAAATCCCTGGTGGTTGATATTAGTAGCAGCTATCCCAGCACTACTGACAACAATCCTGATATTCATGGATCAGCAAATAACAGCTGTTATCGTTAATCGACCAGCTCATAAACTTAGG AAAGGAGGAGGCTACCATTTAGACATGCTCATTCTTGGTATATTGATAGTTGTTCTCTCGTTATTTGGACTTCCATGGTATGTTGCAGCCACCGTGTCGGCGCTGGCGCACATAAAGAGTTTAACAAGAGAGTCAGAATGTGCTGCTCCAGGAGAGAAACCAACGTTTCTTGGTGTAAG GGAACAGAGGGTAACAGCATTACTTGTGGGAATATTGAGTGGTTTTGCTGTTCTTATAACTTCAGTTCTCAAG tTCATACCAATGCCAGTTCTCTATGGTGTGTTTCTTTACATGGGTGTTGCTTCCCTGAAAGGAATGCAG ctAGTTCAACGAATAAAAATCGTATTTATTCCACCAAAATACCAGCCTGATTATGAATACCTCCGACATGTTCCATTGATGAAGGTTCATCTCTTCACATTCcttcaaataatttgtttgggtgttttatgggctgttaaAAGTATTCATGAGATTTCAATAATATTTCCTGTGATG GTTCTAGCAACATGCTTTGTGAGGAAAGGGATGGATTATTTTTTCTCAGAGCATGAATTAAAATGGTTAGACGGATCACCACCTAAAAAGaaggaaattgaaaatgaaaaacatatt GACAATACACGTAGGAGAGAGTCTGTTTCAGCAAGAAGAGAAAGGTGTAAATCGCTACCAGCAACAGCAAACATGGGATTTCGACCTCATTTACCAAGTGTTGACGAAACTGCAATGAATACACACAACTTGCATGCATTTGATAAACGCCAAAGGAAGATTTCACTAATGGCACTTCCGGATGACAAAACTTACCGGAAGTCAAGTGAACGTTCTATAAATAGTGATTTTCAGTTATCTGTTTCCTGTTTAAACAGGTCATTATCACAGGAAAATACAGACGGTATAAGAAATCAAGAAATATTTGACAAGAGGAAAACACGACGACCATCTCTACTTGCTATACCACCACCAACAGTGCACGAGTAA